One Cygnus atratus isolate AKBS03 ecotype Queensland, Australia chromosome 6, CAtr_DNAZoo_HiC_assembly, whole genome shotgun sequence DNA segment encodes these proteins:
- the LOC118259789 gene encoding aryl hydrocarbon receptor-like produces the protein MYAGRKRKKPVPKSPKPPPPEGVKSNPSKRHRDRLNQELNKLTGLLPFPEDVCTRLDKLSILRLVVGYLKVKSYLTAAGTGVGDCVWDQPRAPGGNRWTHLQVNRELFPEGDLLLQALNGFVITVTGDGYIFYVSPTVQNYLGFHQSDLIYQSIFELIHTDDRAAFRCQLHQAVPDGCSTVGSPQHCRPEHLCFMERSFTCRLRCLLDNSSGFLALNFRGRLKLLLGQQKRASLVPPPLALFAIATPLQPLSILELRTKTLMFQTKHKLDFTPMACDSRGKVILGYTETELCRRGSGYQFVHAADMMYCAENHVKMMKTGESGLTVFRLLTKKGVWVWVQANARLVYKGGQPDFIIARQRALSNEEGEEHLRKRNLQLPFSFATGEAVLYGNDLPDFLDSLQAKEEFQTKTDSHVEQHAVDPNSILGAMMKQDASIYISHTDDVPQFSLPDLDAEPGGPSRDEKASNAKEDSNSLLVVIETLFEKSKVDGNTCQTLQSLSVDNVELQQWEDTLLSLGAEDSPSQDVGESVGSEVSSYVEQMLSREGAGSSTDFPCCSASSCSEQGSSAARFQHCWATNLAAPLAFQDLPQPQAAGAQGQGAAVSLASVMPEGSSARPGEPILFHPASLGGRTVLDALGSSSEPSAPLQLANPGKVFQAGLSTSVPTDSVLPKGQSQSRCALMALSCPPPLDSSALVTRWHDIPVWANPALALGQSVSPGGCPSDAWVAAALKQLEMAGAPLESQAPMASSTQSSPGAGQLLAGGGFPAQPPVMPPAQLGACWGGEQAVLGEDAWSQHQGLVLGTSLGPGTHQMDQAVPHHCGYGNSEGVFSHEGVFLKDATQTSVSQPVPCHPGAPAGSGLRCSASLPGELGATAASCEPGTLASSADGRPRCACRIQLKVRCEGCGT, from the exons CCGCAGGTACGGGTGTTGGTGACTGCGTGTGGGATCAGCCCCGAGCCCCAGGAGGGAACAGATGGACACATCTGCAGGTCAACAGGGAGCTGTTTCCAGAGGGggacctgctgctccag GCACTCAATGGATTTGTCATCACTGTGACTGGAGATGGCTACATCTTCTACGTCTCCCCTACTGTGCAGAACTACCTGGGCTTCCACCAG TCAGATCTCATCTACCAGAGCATCTTCGAGCTGATCCACACGGACGACAGAGCCGCCTTCCGCTGCCAGCTGCACCAGG CCGTTCCCGATGGATGCAGCACTGTGGGTAGCCCCCAGCACTGCCGCCCTGAGCACCTCTGCTTTATGGAGAGGAGCTTCACCTGCCGCCTCCGCTGCCTGCTGGACAACTCCTCGGGGTTTCTG GCCTTGAATTTCCGTGGACGCTTAAAACTCCTTCTGGGGCAGCAGAAGAGGGCATCCCTGGTGCCTCCCCCACTCGCCCTCTTTGCCATCGCAACTCCTCTCCAGCCGCTCTCCATCCTGGAGCTTCGGACCAAGACGCTGATGTTCCAGACGAAACACAAGCTGGACTTCACTCCCATGGCCTGTGATTCCCG ggggAAGGTCATCCTGGGGTACACGGAGACGGAGCTGTGTAGGAGGGGGTCCGGGTACCAGTTTGTGCACGCAGCTGACATGATGTACTGCGCAGAGAACCACGTGAAAA TGATGAAGACAGGGGAGAGCGGGCTGACGGTCTTCAGGCTGCTGACCAAGAAGGGTGTCTGGGTGTGGGTCCAGGCCAATGCCCGGCTGGTGTACAAAGGGGGTCAGCCCGACTTCATCATCGCCCGGCAGCGAGCCCTCTC aaatgaagaagggGAGGAACACCTGCGGAAGCGGAACCTGCAGCTGCCTTTTAGCTTTGCCACAGGGGAAGCAGTTTTATACGGGAACGACCTTCCTGATTTCTTGGACTCCCTCCAGGCTAAGGAGGAGTTTCAGACAAAGACAGACTCCCACGTGGAGCAGCACGCGGTAGATCCCAACTCTATTCTCGGGGCCATGATGAAGCAGGATGCATCCATATACATCTCCCACACCGATGATGTGCCTCAGTTCTCCCTGCCAGATCTCGACGCTGAGCCTGGTGGACCAAGTCGGGATGAGAAAGCCAGCAATGCCAAGGAGGACAGCAACTCCCTCCTGGTTGTTATTGAAACCCTCTTTGAGAAGAGCAAGGTGGATGGAAACACCTGCCAGACCCTCCAGAGCCTCAGCGTGGACAAtgtggagctgcagcagtgggaaGACACTCTGCTAAGCCTGGGTGCAGAGGATTCACCATCCCAGGATGTCGGTGAGAGCGTGGGCAGCGAGGTGAGCTCCTACGTGGAGCAGATGCTCTCCAGGgagggtgctgggagcagcacagaCTTCCCGTGCTGCAGTGCATCATCCTGCAGCGAGCAAGGCAGTTCTGCAGCTCgcttccagcactgctgggcaaCGAACTTGGCAGCTCCACTGGCATTTCAAGACCTTCcgcagccccaggcagctggTGCACAGGGCCAAGGTGCTGCAGTCTCTCTGGCCTCTGTTATGCCAGAGGGCAGCTCCGCTCGACCGGGAGAGCCGATCCTGTTCCACCCGGCCAGCCTTGGGGGCAGGACTGTTCTGGATGCCTTGGGCTCCAGCAGCGAGCCCTCTGCACCACTTCAGCTGGCAAACCCAGGAAAAGTGTTTCAGGCGGGACTCAGCACCTCTGTTCCCACAGACAGCGTTCTTCCTAAAGGTCAGAGCCAGTCCAGGTGTGCGCTGATGGCCTTGAGCTGCCCACCTCCCTTGGACTCAAGTGCATTGGTGACTCGGTGGCACGACATCCCAGTCTGGGCAAACCCGGCCCTTGCTTTGGGTCAGAGCGTGTCCCCAGGAGGCTGCCCCTCGGATGCTtgggtggctgcagctctgaaacAGCTGGAAATGGCTGGAGCGCCCCTGGAATCACAAGCTCCAATGGCGAGTAGCACCCAgagctccccaggggctgg ccagctgctggcGGGTGGCGGCTTCCCCGCACAGCCCCCGGTGATGCCGCCCGCACAGCTCGGTGCTTGCTGGGGCGGGGAGCAGGCAGTGCTCGGCGAGGACGCGTGGTCCCAGCACCAGGGACTTGTGCTGGGGACCAGCCTGGGTCCTGGTACCCATCAGATGGACCAGGCCGTGCCGCATCACTGCGGGTACGGAAACAGCGAAGGGGTCTTCAGCCACGAGGGTGTTTTTCTCAAGGATGCCACTCAAACATCAGTGTCCCAGCCTGTGCCTTGCCACCCAGGGGCACCAGCAGGATCTGGTTTGAGGTGCTCAGCATCTCTTCCCGGGGAGCTGGGAGCAACAGCAGCCTCCTGCGAGCCGGGCACCCTGGCCTCCTCGGCGGACGGGCGGCCGCGCTGTGCGTGCCGCATCCAGCTGAAGGTGCGGTGTGAGGGCTGCGGGACCTGA